CAAGATCGTCAACACCAAGTGCAACGTTGGCGCCAATCGCAACCAGGCTTTCGTCGAATTTGTAAGCCTCTCTCTGTATTGAAAGAATCCGTACTGTTTTTTATTGGAATCTGACGGTATAACGGAGTTTGTAAAGGTTTTACGTTGTTTATACTTGCTTTGTACTATATGGCTTGATAGATAGGTATAGTTAGGCATGTCTTGGTTCATAAAAGAGGGGTTTTGGTGAGGAACATTTTGGGTCTCGGTGAGATGAGATTTTGTTGATTTGGCTTTTCGCTGAACTGGGATTTCCAACTGATGGATGCTTTGGGGGTCATTCTATTCCGATGAATTCCATGGAACTGAGAGATAATTTATGGGGTTGATTTTAATGGTCTATGGTGTTTTCTTAGTATTTTACCATTTTGCAATGAtttatctacgattttttttCACATCCGTTTGGCATGGTAGAAAATGGCCaatcagattaaaaaaaaaaaaaaaaaaaagagtggaaGAGAGAACGACAGTGCCCCTCCAGAAGATGTACAACTTCCCCAGAATTTCAAATGGATTAAATTCCATGTAGGCACTCTTAACTCTTAGCTGGTTTTATGGAAATGCATTTGTCCTAAGTACTCACTTTAttgttggtcttttttttttttttaaaattatttatttctatgtgattttttttttttgataagtatttctgtgtgaatttatttataatagaaatgttaactatttaaaaaattttaaccaTTTCAGGCAGATTTAAATCAGGCCATATCAATGGTTTCATACTATGCATCATCTTCTGAGCCTGCCCAAGTTCGTGGCAAAACTGTGTATATTCAATACTCAAATAGACATGAAATCGTGAACAACAAAAGTCCAGGAGATGTTCCCGGAAATGTCTTGCTGGTTACCATTGAAGGTGTAGAAGTTGGTGATGTTAGCATTGATGTAATTCACTTGGTAGGTGCTTTTCTGACTCAATCAGTTGCATTGTTTCTAATTTTCTGATGGTAAAATCCTTATATTAACTAGTTTGTTTTTTAAAGAGGCATGAACTACTTAAGTCTtcctttataatatttttaatttttgtaaagctAATATTGCTTTCCTTGGTATTTGCATTTCTTTATATTAACGATCTTTTTTCCCCAAGAAAGTAATTCTAAAGGGTTTTAAGTTGGACATGTAACAGCCTTGATCCTCTCCTTGCAATACAAGGCAGAAACCTCTAGGAAAATAGTGTAAAAGATAGAGGTTTAAGATAGATCAATTTACAATATGTATCTTTGTAGATATCAATTGCCTGGTGAGAGCTATTtttataatgttaaaaaatatgatcCACCAATTGAGGCACTGTACGGTCTTGTCTTAGTCTTGATTAACAGCCCAGAGTAtttcttttaagtttttaagTGGACTTGAAAGGaacttaacaatatttttttttttgataagtgggaacttaacaatattttaatactttttcttACGAATATTTTAGGAGTTTCTTGTTAATGAAATATGTTATTATTGTGTTATACGTTGAGCCATATAAATGGCAAACTACAGTAAGAAACTGGGCAAATTATAGTGTAAATCTCAACTTAAGAAATACAACAAAGAAAGGGCATTTTTTATGGTACTTCTGATGTTAAAACCCAATAAAAGTGTTATTCCTTTTaagaattgagagagagaaatcaatTGTATTATGCATGAACCTCAGGAAATGAGGTCTAAAGTTGTGCAGAAGGCACATTTTTGTGTACGCCTTCTGTGTAGTACATGCCTTgttgtataatatattaatatctgGTTTCATATGGCATGCTTGAATATTTTCTTTACAGGCACATCTCCATTTTTTTAAGACCGCTACTCTAGATTATCTGTTTATCATGTTGTTTCTTCTGTAGTTGCAATCTAAATAACAACTCTAGGTTTCATATCTTtctgtagtatatatatagggaATATTGGTTGCATATATAGCATTAGAGTTTGTTTATCACGTTCTTCTAACTTTTTTGGAGCAAGCATCCTGATTGAATtatacaccttttttttttttttttttttttttataataaaattggtTGAATCACAGATGATGATGTCTCTTATTTATATCTTTTGTTGGAGACAGTTTGGAATTATTGTCATGTACGTCATACTCCTTTCTAAGGTCACGCATATATGTACAGGTGTCATTCTGCACTTATTTCTCATCTGTTTGGAATTTACTTTTTGTACCCATATTATCTACATCTCGGTTCTCTTCTGATAgttatcatttttccttttggtAATGATATTGatatgatggaatcattctatttgaaatttttttgccAGGTATTTTCTGCTTTTGGCTTTGTACATAAAATTGCTACTTTTGAAAAGGCTGCTGGTTTCCAGGTGTGATTTCAACTGCAGTGGatgtttttgaaattatttttgtcttGCTATATCATTCACTTCTATGGCATTCTGGCAGGCATTAATCCAGTTTAGTGACGCTGAGACTGCATCTGCTGCAAGGAACGCCTTAAATGAAAGAAGCATACCCAGGTATGCCTCATTGTCGCCCCTAGGTCTCCTTTGGGCTTTGGTAAATTTGGAAGGGAACTGATATTTTACTCCTTTATTCATATTCAAATGGTTTCTATATAGGTATTTGCTTCCAGAGCATGTTAATTCATGTCACCTGCGTATTTCGTATTCTGCACACACTGATCTGAATATCAAGTTCCAGTCTCACAGAAGCAGGTAACAACAGAATCAAGAGATTCAGTAATCtgtttcttctatttttaaaattcttttgtgttgACTATGTTCTTTGCTCCATCCCTCTGTTCTCtgtttattttgttgaaaaatatattgaagtaTAAAGGATTGAGGCTAGTTTTCATTATGactgttacttataaaaaaataaaaaaaaaaagttttcattATGACTGCTGCAATAAAAAAAGGATTGAGGGTTACTTTGACTGCTTCATGTAAAATTTTAGTTTGGTATGACAGTGTTgcctttgtttgtttatttccaTCTTGgtcaaaatttattatattggaGTGTCAGTCCTTGTTTTCAGTCATATGCATGCTTTTTTACTCAGTAGCACTTTCTAAATGTTGCGTAAAGTAGTGGTATGTATAACAATGCATGATAGGTCTGGAATTTATTTGCATAATCCTGCAGGGATTATACAAATCCATATCTTCCTGTGAATCCTACTGCAATTGAGGGTGTTGTGCAGGTAACTTCTTATTCATGGAACTTTTATTGCAATTTGCATTTGTGAGTGTACACTAACAAACTGTCATGTTCAGCCTGCACTAGGGCCTGATGGAAAGAGGAAAGAACCTGAGAGTAATGTGCTTCTTGCTTCAATTGAGAATATGCAGTATGCTGTCAATGTGGACGTTCTGCACACGGTGAGAATTTGTATGCATTCCCCTTTTGAAGTGATTCAACTAGGTTACTTGCTTATACAATCATGCTGCTTTACCTGTTTCAGGTATTCTCTGCCTTTGGCACTGTTCAGAAAATTGCTATATTTGAGAAGAATGGTCAAACTCAGGCACTTGTTCAATACCCTGGTATATAACTCTCTATTTGCTATCACGTCTCCCAAGCATTTGGTGTTTCTTTCAAATCCTTCTGCATTGAATTACATGCATCCTTATACCGTGGTGTGTCTTCCGTTCTTGCATGCTGGTATGTTTCTTTCATAtgtttttttccttgttctttTCACTTTGAGCAAGGCTTTGGCCTAAGAAGGAAAATTTCCTCTGTATTTTCACtgtttgattttttaatctttacCAGTCATTCTTTGGATTCTTTGGTCTTCTCTCTCAAACCTCTTTGCCAAGCATTGAACCTTTTAACTGAACCGGTGACCCCATCGAACACacctcattttattttctgggTGCCACTCCAACTGGTGTCATTAGTGCACCAGTGAATTTAAAGAGCCCATTATCATCATGTAATATGTTATAACTACTAATTGACACAGCACATTTTAGTTTTGTTGTTGGGTGTGGTTTTCCTTCATTATAGcaactatgtttttttttttcttacaagtaaaagataaatattattgatcataAAAAAAAGGCATGGCCCttgtatacaggaagtatacatcaGGTACCTAAAAAATTCTACGAGCTAGGAATCAAAGACAAGAAATCATGAACATTgtccccatttagtacaatagcagagaaccaaagcaataaagtttgaaagaaaaagttcTTTAGCTCCTCCATAGTGCGTTCCTTGTCTTCAAAACAGCGCACATTTCTTTCCAACCAgatacaccacatgatacatagtggaatcatcttccatactgCTATCACTTGTTGGCAATCTTGCATCTTCCTCCAACTCCCCAGCATGTCCACTACCCTcaaaggcataacccaagcaatGTTGACCCTTTGGAAAATCTCAT
This is a stretch of genomic DNA from Carya illinoinensis cultivar Pawnee chromosome 3, C.illinoinensisPawnee_v1, whole genome shotgun sequence. It encodes these proteins:
- the LOC122302442 gene encoding polypyrimidine tract-binding protein homolog 1-like isoform X2 — protein: MSTSGQPQFRYTQTPSKVLHLRNLPWECIEEELIELCKPFGKIVNTKCNVGANRNQAFVEFADLNQAISMVSYYASSSEPAQVRGKTVYIQYSNRHEIVNNKSPGDVPGNVLLVTIEGVEVGDVSIDVIHLVFSAFGFVHKIATFEKAAGFQALIQFSDAETASAARNALNERSIPRYLLPEHVNSCHLRISYSAHTDLNIKFQSHRSRDYTNPYLPVNPTAIEGVVQPALGPDGKRKEPESNVLLASIENMQYAVNVDVLHTVFSAFGTVQKIAIFEKNGQTQALVQYPDVSIAAVAREALEGHCIYDGGYYEQKKMKGEIM
- the LOC122302442 gene encoding polypyrimidine tract-binding protein homolog 1-like isoform X1: MSTSGQPQFRYTQTPSKVLHLRNLPWECIEEELIELCKPFGKIVNTKCNVGANRNQAFVEFADLNQAISMVSYYASSSEPAQVRGKTVYIQYSNRHEIVNNKSPGDVPGNVLLVTIEGVEVGDVSIDVIHLVFSAFGFVHKIATFEKAAGFQALIQFSDAETASAARNALNERSIPRYLLPEHVNSCHLRISYSAHTDLNIKFQSHRSRDYTNPYLPVNPTAIEGVVQPALGPDGKRKEPESNVLLASIENMQYAVNVDVLHTVFSAFGTVQKIAIFEKNGQTQALVQYPDVSIAAVAREALEGHCIYDGGYCKLHLSYSRHTDLNVKAYSDKSRDYTIPDASLLASQVSGLPGAPAVWQNPRPGPIYAGNDYNTGGSVPAQYPSRQMAPWDASMQAGRAPFGSVPSTYPGQNFAVATSQIPSAVSSMGFSSGFPPNVRPGGASSSSQLQPGIPPNVRPSGGPPPGHPTYYGQ
- the LOC122302442 gene encoding polypyrimidine tract-binding protein homolog 1-like isoform X3, producing MSTSGQPQFRYTQTPSKVLHLRNLPWECIEEELIELCKPFGKIVNTKCNVGANRNQAFVEFADLNQAISMVSYYASSSEPAQVRGKTVYIQYSNRHEIVNNKSPGDVPGNVLLVTIEGVEVGDVSIDVIHLVFSAFGFVHKIATFEKAAGFQALIQFSDAETASAARNALNERSIPRYLLPEHVNSCHLRISYSAHTDLNIKFQSHRSRDYTNPYLPVNPTAIEGVVQPALGPDGKRKEPESNVLLASIENMQYAVNVDVLHTVFSAFGTVQKIAIFEKNGQTQALVQYPDVSIAAVAREALEGHCIYDGGYCLQ